In Helianthus annuus cultivar XRQ/B chromosome 9, HanXRQr2.0-SUNRISE, whole genome shotgun sequence, the following are encoded in one genomic region:
- the LOC110874990 gene encoding eukaryotic translation initiation factor 5A: MSDEEHQFESKADAGASKTYPQQAGTIRKGGHIVIKNHACKVVEVSTSKTGKHGHAKCHFVAIDIFNGKKLEDIVPSSHNCDVPHVSRADYQLIDISEDGFVCLLIENGNNKDDLKLPTDDALLTQIKDGFAEGKDLVVSVMSAMGEEQICALKDIGPK, translated from the exons ATGTCGGACGAAGAGCATCAGTTTGAATCCAAGGCCGATGCCGGAGCTTCCAAGACTTATCCTCAGCAAGCTGGTACCATCCGCAAGGGCGGCCACATTGTTATCAAGAATCATGcttgcaaa GTTGTAGAAGTTTCTACCTCCAAGACCGGCAAGCACGGTCATGCTAAGTGTCATTTTGTTGCAATTGACATCTTCAATGGGAAAAAGCTTGAAGACATTGTCCCGTCTTCCCATAACTGTGAT GTTCCTCATGTTAGCCGTGCTGACTACCAGCTCATTGATATTTCTGAAGATGGATTTGTATG CTTGCTGATTGAAAATGGTAACAACAAGGATGACCTGAAACTACCAACTGATGATGCTCTCCTCACCCAG ATTAAGGATGGATTTGCGGAGGGGAAAGATCTGGTTGTGAGTGTGATGTCCGCCATGGGAGAGGAGCAGATCTGCGCTCTCAAGGACATCGGTCCAAAATAG